The genomic stretch TGCAAACTTTTAATAAAAGACTTTGATGAAAAAAGCTTCAGATTTGATTTAAAACCACTAAAGGTTGAAGAAAAAACACACTTTAAACCCCTGCTTTTCAAAAAAACGCCTATAAAAGGCTGGCTTGGTTTTTATACAATTGAAACTGACCCAATAATAATGGAGGTAGCATATTACTGCGGACTTGGCTCAAAAAATTCTCAAGGATTTGGACTTTTCGAAATCATTGAATAAGTTTTTTTAAGGAGATGATTGTATGGGGTATTTGATAAAGCTTGTGAAGATGGCAAGACCATACTGGAAATATCTTGTTGTTTCTGGTATCTCTATGCTTGCAATCACAGCACTAAACCTTCTTGGTCCGTGGCTTGTGAGGGATTTGACAGGAATAATTACAAATATTAGCAAGTACCCAAATGCAAAAAGAATGATAATCAACATCTCTCTTATATTGATTCTATCTTACATTTTAAGGATTGTATTTCAGTTTTTAAATAGTTATCTCTCACATTATGCTGCATGGAATTTAGTTGCACATGTGAGAACTTTGGTTTATAGCAAGCTTCAACAGCTTTCTTTCGGGTACTTTGTAGACAAACAAACAGGGCAGCTTATGTCAAGAGTTGTAAATGATACTGCAAACTTTGAAGTCTTGATAGCTCATGCAGTACCAGAGCTTTTTACGAATTCTCTTATAATACTCGGTGTTGCATGTATCCTTTTTATCATAAACCCTGTTCTTGCTGCGCTATCTTTAATTCCTATACCATTTTTGATCTTGAGCGGCACAGTCTTTGCTAAAAAGATTTTGCCAAATTTTAGAGAAGCTCAAAAAGCTTTAGCAGATTTAAATGCCGACTTGCAAGACAATCTTTCAGGTATCCGTGAAATACAGATTTTCAACAAGCAGGAAAAAGAGCTTTTAAAAATAAAAGAAAAAATTTACAGGCACATTAACGCACTTTTGAGTGCGCTTAAACTCTCAGCAATATTTCATCCAACTGTAAGTTTTCTAAGCTCTGTTGGAACAGTGATAGTAGTTTCTTTTGGTGGACTTATGGCCTTGAGAGGAAAAGTACCTGTGCAAGATATTGTTGGATTTATTTTGTATCTTAGCATGTTCTATCAACCAGTGACTCAGCTATCTCAAGTCATTGAAAACGTTCAGCAAGCTTTGGCAGGTGCTGAGAGAGTTTTTGAGATTCTTGAAACAGAGTCTGAGATAAAAGAAAAAGAAAATGCGCAGAAACTCAAAAATGTTCAAGGTAAAATCACCTTTGAAAATGTCTCTTTTTCTTACAATCCTGAAGTTCAGGTTTTAAAAAATATATCGTTTGAGATTCTGCCAGGACAAATGGTTGCATTTGTTGGCCCAACAGGTGTTGGAAAGACAACAATTATGTATCTTTTAAATCGTTTTTATGACCCAGATTCAGGTACAATCAAGATTGATGATATTGATATAAAGGATGTTACATTGAAATCTCTGCATGATAATATCAGTATGGTAATGCAAGATGTGTTTTTGTTCAATGGAACAGTTGCTCAAAATATTGCATACGGAAAAGAAAATGCTACCATGGACGAAATAATTCAAGCTGCAAAAATTGCCTGTGCTCACGACTTTATCCAAAATCTCCCTCAGGGTTATGACACTGTAATTGGTGAAAGAGGGGTAAAACTCTCTGGAGGCCAAAAACAGCGCCTTGCAATTGCAAGAGCTGTTTTGAAAAATGCACCGATATTAATCTTAGATGAAGCAACTTCTTCTGTTGATACAGAAACAGAAAAAGAAATTCAAGAAGCCATAAACAACTTAGCAGGTACAAGGACAATTTTAATTATTGCTCACAGGTTATCTACTGTAAAAAAGGCAGATAAGATTATAGTTTTGAAAGATGGCGAAATTGTGGAAATGGGTACACATGAAGAACTTTTTGCTAAAAAAGGACTTTATTATCATTTGTGTTCTGTGCAGTTAATTGATGAAAATAATAGCTTAATAAGGGAGGTATAAAAATATGAAATACAGAAGGCTTGGTAGGACAAATATTGAGGTTTTCCCAATAGCATTTGGTGGAATACCAATACAAAGAATCGATGAGGAGTCTGCTGTGAAAGTAGTAAGAAGAGCAATAGAACTTGGAATAAACCTTATAGACACTGCAAGATCATATACAGACAGCGAAATAAAGATAGGCAAAGCTCTACAAGGAATCAATAAAAAAGTTTATTTAGCATCTAAATCACAAAATAGAATAAAAGAAGGTATTTTGAAGGATATTGAAATAAGCCTTAAAAATCTTGGTGTTGAACAAATTGATATTTATCAGCTACATGGTGTTAATGATATAGATACATTCAATAGGGTTTTTGCTGAAGATGGAGCTTACTGGGGACTGGTTGAAGCAAAGGAAAAAGGATTTATTAGATTTATCGGCGCTTCAAGCCACAGTACAGAAATTCTTGAAAAGTTAATAAATACAGATAAATTTGATGTGATCCAACTTTGCTATAATATAATAGAAACAGATGTAGAAGACAAAGTTTTCCCATTAGCACTCCAAAAAGATATTGGAATAATTGCAATGAAGCCAGTTGGTGGTGGTGTTATCCCAAATGCTGCACTATCTTTAAAATACGTCTTGCAAAAAGAATTTGTTGTACCCGACCCTGGAATAGAAACTATTGAGGAATTAGAACAAAACGTAAATGTAGCAATGAACCTTAGCCCTTTGACTGATGATGAAATGAAAGAAATAGAAAGGATACGAAAAGAGCTCGGCAAAGAATTTTGTAGAAGATGCAGTTATTGTCAACCATGCCCTCAACAAATTCCTATTTGGGTTATACTCCATGCAGATTCAGCAATAAAAAGGCTACCTTATCAAACTCTAAAGTCTGGTTGGTTTTATGATGCCTATCAAAAAGCAAAAAATTGTATTAAATGTGGAGTTTGCGTGACAAGATGCCCATACAATTTGCCAATACCTGATATGATTGAGAAAAAGCTTGAGATTATTCGAGTAACAATTGGCGATTAATCTAATCTTCAAGCCTCTTCCCTTTAAAATTCAAGAGATGATACTATTTGTCTTAGATTAAATAGCTAAAAATTTATAGAAAATTTTTGCTTATTGAATGTTCTTCATTTTTTGATAAAATCAATATGAATGAAAATTCCTGCATAAAATTTACTTACTAAAGGGATAAAGGATGTGAAATACAATGTCAATAGAGCTTAATTATCAAACAATTGTGCAGTTTTTAACAGACAGTCAACTTGCTCAACTTGCAAAAAATAGAAAAGCTTTTGAAAAGGGAATATCTCTTGCTCGAAAAATACAAAAAGAAGATATTCAATATGATCAAGAAGAAAATGCAATATTCGGCAAAGTAGAAGATGGTAAAAATGAATATTGGGTTTTTGTTGATTTTGATTTGCCTTCATACATGACTCAGGACTTTTTTGGTAATATCAAAATTGAAAATATAATCATAAGTGCTGCGTGTACATGCAGTTTGGAAAATATTGATTTAGAATCGGAAGAAGATATTGATATAGAAGATTTTGTTCTATTCGATGATTTTTGTCGGCATATAATTGCTGTGTTAAAAAGTTTTGCCGATGGTAAGTATATTCTCAATAGCCTAAATAAAATGCAAGAAACTTTGCTTCAAATGTTAGAACAAAAATTAAATGAGGCTATTGAGAAGGAAAGAAAACAAAATTCCCGGATTTATCAATTCTTTGCAAACAATTTTGAAGAAAATTATATAAAGTTTTCACTTGATAATTTATCTATAAAGTCTCCTAACATATTTTTAGAAAAATACTTCGGATATTCTACTAATGATGTAGTAACTTTAAAATTAAAAGTAAAAACTTCAGATTTAAAAAGAGACTATGTGGTTTCAAATATACCAGAATTTTTAAAAGCATACGAACAAAAACAACCATTTCAGTTTGGTAAAAATTTTGTGTATAATCCTACTTATCATTTTTTTGGTGAAAAAGACAAAAAATTTTTGAATGCGCTATTGAATTATTTGAACTTTTTAGATTTAGAAACAGAAAAAAATACTATTTACCTACCTGTAAAGATAGCAAATGAAATAATCGAAATCCTTGACAATGAAGAAATTTTTATATCTTTTGATTATTTTGTGGCAAATTATTATGATGCTCAAAAAGTAAAAGTTGATCTTTGCACTAAAGTAAAACCAAAGATTTTATTTAAACTTGAAGACAATCAGGTAAGACTTTATAGTGATTTAATAGACACTGCCAACAAAAAATTTTTATATAGCGATGGTAGTTATTTTGTCTCAGGTGACACTTTATATAAGCTTTCGCCAGAGCAAAAGATATTTTCTTCAATTATCAAAAAAATGGCTGAAGCAAATAGAGTATTTAATTTTTTCAAAGTTGAATACGTTAAATTTTTTACCCTCAATAAAGAAGACTTTTGTGAGTTCATGAACAAATATTATTTATTTTTAAATGAACACTTTGAATTCGAAATTGACCCAGACCTCAAAAAATTAATATTAGAAGATTATATTATTAAACCCAAACTATACTTAGAATTTGAAAATGAAAGGTTTGTTGCAAGAATCAGTGGAATGAATGAAATATTTAATATAATATCAAAAACAAAGAAAGTTCCATTGTTTGATTATTTTGGTTTGTTTGAGATACAAAGTATTTTATTTGCTTATAGGTTTAATAAGATAAAGTCTGACCAAGAATTCTGTTATGAATGTGTTGACCCTGATCTGTTTATGGAATTTTTAGCAGAAGGTGTCCCACAAATCCAAAATATAACTGATGTTTATTATTCGGAAGATTTTAAGAAGCTTAAAATAAAGAAAGATGTAAAAATTATTCCCTGCTTAAAATATTCTAAACACTCAATTGACTTCTGGCTTGAAAGTGATGATCTTGATAGCTCAGAACTTAAAAATATTCTTGATGCAATAAAGAAAAAGAAGAAGTATTACAAACTCAAAGACGGCTCAATTTTGATTTTAGATAGTCCAAATATAAAAAGATTTGCTTCATTTTTAGAATCTGCATCTGACATTGGCCAGGTTGTAAAAGAAAAAGCTGAGCTTTCTTTACAAGAAGCAGTGGCTGTAACAAAACTTTTAGAAGAAAGCGAAATTCAGGCAAATGGAGTTGAAAGTATAAAAAATATTGTTGAAAAGATAGAAAATATTAGGGAAATTGATATTAAAATCCCTGTTGAGCTTCAAGGTGTGTTAAGAGATTATCAGAAACTTGGAATAAAATGGTTGTCTTCTCTATTTGAAAATGAACTTGGTGGAATTTTAGCTGATGATATGGGGCTTGGAAAAACTCTACAGGTACTTGGCTTTATCCTTGCAAATAAGCAAAAAATTAAAAAGCCGGTATTAACCATTGTGCCAACATCACTTATTTATAACTGGAAACAGGAAATTGATAAATTTGCGCCAACCTTGAAAACTCTAATTATAGACTCAACACCTGCAAAGCGCAAAAAAGCTATAGAAAAAATACCAGAGTATGACATTGTAATTACATCATATGCACTTTTGAGAAAAGATATAGAATTTTATAAAGACATCGATTTTAGTGTTTGTATTTTAGATGAAGCACAGTACATAAAAAATCCTCACTCACAAATAAAGTTGGCTGTAAAAGAAATCTGTGCAGATGCTAAATTTGCCCTGACAGGTACACCAATTGAAAATAATCTCATTGAACTGTGGTCAATCTTTGATTTTATACTTCCTGGATATTTAGGAGGCGAAGAAAAATTTGTTGAGCGTTTTGTAATACCGATTTATAGCGGAGACAATAATTCTTTAGAAAAATTAAAAAAGTTGATAAAACCGTTTGTTTTAAGAAGAGTAAAACAAGATGTATTAAATGAACTTCCTGAGCTAATAGAAACAAATATCCAAGTTGCAATGAGTCCAGAGCAGGAAAAAATTTACAAGCAATTTTTAGTCTCAGCCAAAAAAGAGATTGAAAAAGAAATAGATTCAGCTGGGTTTGAAAAAAGTCAAATAAAAATATTTTCTTTGCTGACAAGACTAAGACAGATCTGCTGTCATCCAAAGCTTGTATTTGAAGATTACAAAGGAAGCTCTGGTAAGATGGAAGCACTGAAAGAAATTTTACAAGACTGTTTAGAAAGCGGGCACAGGGTAATTATATATTCTCAGTGGACTTCAATGTTATCTATTATCAACAAAATGCTTGACAAGGAAAAAATTTTATACTTTTATTTAGATGGTGCAACAAAAGCTGAAGACAGAGTTGAAATGGTGAACAGGTTCAACAGTGGAGAGAGAAATGTCTTTTTACTTTCTCTAAAAGCTGGTGGATTTGGACTCAATATTACTGGCGCAGACGTTGTTATTCACTTTGATGCATGGTGGAACCCGGCAGTTGAAAACCAGGCAACAGCAAGAGCACATAGGCTGGGTCAGAAAAATGTTGTTCAGTCATTCAAGATTATAGCCAAAAATTCAATAGAAGAAAAAATACTTGCTTTACAACAGAAAAAGAAAGACTTATTTGATAGCTTAATAGAAGCAAGTCAATCGTTTATAGGAAAATTTACAAAAGAAGAAATAATGGAGTTGTTGGAACAATGATATATAGAGCAAATGTAATGCATATTGGGGATTGACAAAAATTTGTTTCTATTATATAATAAAAGTTTGCAGAGAATAATTGTTTGGAATCAATTGCAGGAGTTGATTAGATGTCTGAAAAGAATAAGAAGGATGACATAAAAGTCATAGCAACAAACCGTAAAGCATATCATGATTACTTCATTGAAGAGACAATCGAGGCAGGAATTGAGCTAAAAGGCACAGAAGTAAAGTCTGTGCGCCTTGGTCATGTTAATCTCAAAGACAGTTTTGCCAGGGTTGAAAATGGTGAAGTTTTTCTCTACAACATGCATATAAGTCCCTATGAAAAAGGCAACATCTTTAACGTTGACCCAATGAGAGATAGGAAACTACTTTTGCACAAACATGAAATCAACAGGCTTGCGGGTTATGTTCAGCAAAAAGGTTACACTTTAATCCCATTGAAGATTTACATCAAAAGAGGTAAAATAAAAGTAGAGCTTGCAGTTGCAAAGGGTAAAAAACTTTATGACAAGCGTGAAGCAATAGCAAAAAGGGATGCTGAGCTTGAGATAAGAAAGAAGATGAAGGAGTATTTAAGATAAGGGGGCGTGTTTTGGAATTCGACGGGGGCAGTCGGATTCCAAATAGCGGGTAGTGGTTTTCTCGGTGCCACTATAAAAAACCGAGAAGAAAAATAACTGCAGACAAAGCAGAACTCGCTTTAGCTGCCTAAAGCGCAGCTAACGTCCGCCGGAGGTGCCCACGGCCTCCGAGTCGGGCGCCAACCGTCGTGGGGCACCGAAAGTAAGGTCGCCTGAGCCTTACTTTTGGGACTAATTTCAGGCTGGGGAAGAAAAAGCCTGTCAGTGGGCGTTTTCTTCCCGAGAATTTAAGTACACTGACTGCACCCGGAGAAGTTTGGGGTTCGATGCCTTCGGACGGGGGTTCAAATCCCCCCGCCTCCACCAAAATAAACAATTCTACAATGTTTTAGGATTATGAGACTACACTTCTAAGAAGAACTCCCATTAGAAAAATAATGAGGTATAGTATATTAATTCAGAGGTGAAATTAGTGAAAGCAAATAAAAATCTTTTATTAAAGCTAATTGAGGAAATCCCGGAAAGTCAACTTGAAGAAGTTATTGACTTTATTTTGTTTTTAAAACACAAGCAAGATAAAAAGTTATTAAGTGATTTGGTGTCCGCCAGTGAGAGTAGTATAGATTTTTGGAACAACGATATTGACGATGAGGTTTGGAACAATTTGTAAGAAGTCGGCAGTGCATTACCCAATTGGTAGTGCCGCTTTATGCTGATTGCTCATTTTTATTGAGATTTTACCATAAACAGAGGGCTGCCTCACAAAATAGAAAAGCAGCCCCTATTCATTTTTAGCTTTTACCCCCTCAGCTGCCTCTTTTGTAAAGATTGTTTTTAAGGTCAACAGTAAAATCTTGATGTCCAAAAAAACAGAGTAATTCTTTATATATATCAAATCAAGCCTGAGCTTATCTTCTGGACTTGTTGCATACTTGCCGTAAACCTGTGCAAGTCCTGTGAGCCCTGCCTTTACATTATGACGAAGAGAATACTCAGGATAAAGCTTTTTAAACTGCTCAACAAAATAAGGACGCTCTGGTCTTGGTCCTATAAAACTCATCTCACCCTTTAGAATATTTATAAGCTGTGGAAGCTCATCAAGCCTTGTTGCGCGCAAAAACCTTCCAACCCTTGTTATTCTGGGGTCGTTTTCGGTTGCCAGCACAGGACCTGTCATTTTCTCTGCATCTTTTACCATCGTCCTAAACTTTAAAACATAAAAATCTCTCTCTCCTTCTGTAATCCTTTTTTGCCTATAAATCACTGGACCTTCTGAGTCAAGTTTTATGGCAATTGCAATCAAGATCATTATAGGAAAAGAAATAACCAGTGCAACTGATGCAAGAAGAATGTCACAAAATCTTTTTATAAGCTTTTGCTCGGAAGTAAGTTCTGGCTGTTCAATAGAAAGTGTTGCAACATCGTCAAACTGAATCACCCTC from Caldicellulosiruptor kronotskyensis 2002 encodes the following:
- a CDS encoding ABC transporter ATP-binding protein, whose product is MGYLIKLVKMARPYWKYLVVSGISMLAITALNLLGPWLVRDLTGIITNISKYPNAKRMIINISLILILSYILRIVFQFLNSYLSHYAAWNLVAHVRTLVYSKLQQLSFGYFVDKQTGQLMSRVVNDTANFEVLIAHAVPELFTNSLIILGVACILFIINPVLAALSLIPIPFLILSGTVFAKKILPNFREAQKALADLNADLQDNLSGIREIQIFNKQEKELLKIKEKIYRHINALLSALKLSAIFHPTVSFLSSVGTVIVVSFGGLMALRGKVPVQDIVGFILYLSMFYQPVTQLSQVIENVQQALAGAERVFEILETESEIKEKENAQKLKNVQGKITFENVSFSYNPEVQVLKNISFEILPGQMVAFVGPTGVGKTTIMYLLNRFYDPDSGTIKIDDIDIKDVTLKSLHDNISMVMQDVFLFNGTVAQNIAYGKENATMDEIIQAAKIACAHDFIQNLPQGYDTVIGERGVKLSGGQKQRLAIARAVLKNAPILILDEATSSVDTETEKEIQEAINNLAGTRTILIIAHRLSTVKKADKIIVLKDGEIVEMGTHEELFAKKGLYYHLCSVQLIDENNSLIREV
- a CDS encoding aldo/keto reductase; the protein is MKYRRLGRTNIEVFPIAFGGIPIQRIDEESAVKVVRRAIELGINLIDTARSYTDSEIKIGKALQGINKKVYLASKSQNRIKEGILKDIEISLKNLGVEQIDIYQLHGVNDIDTFNRVFAEDGAYWGLVEAKEKGFIRFIGASSHSTEILEKLINTDKFDVIQLCYNIIETDVEDKVFPLALQKDIGIIAMKPVGGGVIPNAALSLKYVLQKEFVVPDPGIETIEELEQNVNVAMNLSPLTDDEMKEIERIRKELGKEFCRRCSYCQPCPQQIPIWVILHADSAIKRLPYQTLKSGWFYDAYQKAKNCIKCGVCVTRCPYNLPIPDMIEKKLEIIRVTIGD
- a CDS encoding SNF2-related protein, translating into MSIELNYQTIVQFLTDSQLAQLAKNRKAFEKGISLARKIQKEDIQYDQEENAIFGKVEDGKNEYWVFVDFDLPSYMTQDFFGNIKIENIIISAACTCSLENIDLESEEDIDIEDFVLFDDFCRHIIAVLKSFADGKYILNSLNKMQETLLQMLEQKLNEAIEKERKQNSRIYQFFANNFEENYIKFSLDNLSIKSPNIFLEKYFGYSTNDVVTLKLKVKTSDLKRDYVVSNIPEFLKAYEQKQPFQFGKNFVYNPTYHFFGEKDKKFLNALLNYLNFLDLETEKNTIYLPVKIANEIIEILDNEEIFISFDYFVANYYDAQKVKVDLCTKVKPKILFKLEDNQVRLYSDLIDTANKKFLYSDGSYFVSGDTLYKLSPEQKIFSSIIKKMAEANRVFNFFKVEYVKFFTLNKEDFCEFMNKYYLFLNEHFEFEIDPDLKKLILEDYIIKPKLYLEFENERFVARISGMNEIFNIISKTKKVPLFDYFGLFEIQSILFAYRFNKIKSDQEFCYECVDPDLFMEFLAEGVPQIQNITDVYYSEDFKKLKIKKDVKIIPCLKYSKHSIDFWLESDDLDSSELKNILDAIKKKKKYYKLKDGSILILDSPNIKRFASFLESASDIGQVVKEKAELSLQEAVAVTKLLEESEIQANGVESIKNIVEKIENIREIDIKIPVELQGVLRDYQKLGIKWLSSLFENELGGILADDMGLGKTLQVLGFILANKQKIKKPVLTIVPTSLIYNWKQEIDKFAPTLKTLIIDSTPAKRKKAIEKIPEYDIVITSYALLRKDIEFYKDIDFSVCILDEAQYIKNPHSQIKLAVKEICADAKFALTGTPIENNLIELWSIFDFILPGYLGGEEKFVERFVIPIYSGDNNSLEKLKKLIKPFVLRRVKQDVLNELPELIETNIQVAMSPEQEKIYKQFLVSAKKEIEKEIDSAGFEKSQIKIFSLLTRLRQICCHPKLVFEDYKGSSGKMEALKEILQDCLESGHRVIIYSQWTSMLSIINKMLDKEKILYFYLDGATKAEDRVEMVNRFNSGERNVFLLSLKAGGFGLNITGADVVIHFDAWWNPAVENQATARAHRLGQKNVVQSFKIIAKNSIEEKILALQQKKKDLFDSLIEASQSFIGKFTKEEIMELLEQ
- the smpB gene encoding SsrA-binding protein SmpB — translated: MSEKNKKDDIKVIATNRKAYHDYFIEETIEAGIELKGTEVKSVRLGHVNLKDSFARVENGEVFLYNMHISPYEKGNIFNVDPMRDRKLLLHKHEINRLAGYVQQKGYTLIPLKIYIKRGKIKVELAVAKGKKLYDKREAIAKRDAELEIRKKMKEYLR
- a CDS encoding DUF2281 domain-containing protein encodes the protein MKANKNLLLKLIEEIPESQLEEVIDFILFLKHKQDKKLLSDLVSASESSIDFWNNDIDDEVWNNL